CAATCGTCCCGCTCCCAGCGGTTCTGCTCGTGCATGAATCCGAGGGCGTGCATCAGCTCGTGGACGATGGTGCCGACCTTGGTGGTGCAGCCGGGCATCTGCAGGTTCACCTCCTGTTTGCCGCCCAACATTCCGACGCTGGACCAGCATCCGGTGTTGGAGCTCTCGATCGAGATGTAGTTCTTCTCGCCCATCCGGGGCGTGAAGCGAATGCACGTTTTTGCGTGGTACTCGTTAAAGGCGTCCTCGATCATCTGCATCTCCGAGGCCTCTGTTCGATGGGCGAAATCAAAtcatttgaacgtcaatttttaaaatctcgGCGTGTCAATATTCAGATTAGTGAGGGTTTTTTGTCTTTCAAACCCACATCTTGTGACTCTTGACTAGCGAATctaaatatgaattctgaatctgaattctgaatctgaattctgaatctgaattctgaatctgaattctgaatctgaattctgaatctgaattctgaatctgaattctgaatctgaattctgaatctgaattctgaatctgaattctgaatctgaattctgaatctgaattctgaatctgaattctgaatctgaattctgaatctgaattctgaatctgaattctgaatctgaattctgaatctgaattctgaatctgaattctgaatctgaattctgaatctgaattctgaatctgaattctgaatctgaattctgaatctgaattctgaatctgaattctgaatctgaattctgaatctgaattctgaatctgaattctgaatctgaattctgaatctgaattctgaatctgaattctgaatctgaattctgaatctgaattctgaatctgaattctgaatctgaattctgaatctgaattctgaatctgaattctgaatctgaattctgaattcgaattctgaatctgaattctgaatctgaattctgaatctgaattctgaatctgaattctgaatctgaattctgaatctgaattctgaatctgaattctgaatctgaattctgaatctgaattctgattctgaattctgaatctgaattctgaatctgaattctgaatctgaattctgaatctgaattctgaatctgaattctgaatctgaattctgaatctgaattctgaatctgaattctgaatctgaattctgaatctgaattctgaatctgaattctgaatctgaattctgaatctgaattctgaatctgaattctgaatctgaattctgaatctgaattctgaatctgaattctgaatctgaattctgaatctgaattctgaatctgaattctgaatctgaattctgaatctgaattctgaatctgaattctgaattctgaatctgaattctgaatctgaattctgagtctgaattctgagtctgaattctgaatctgaatctgaatctgaatctgaatctgaactctgaatctgaattctgaattccgaatctgaattctgaatctaaattctgaatctgaattctgaatctgaattctgaatctgagttctgaattctgaattctgaatctgaattctgattctgaattcaaaatctgaattctgaacctgagcTTCAAGTTCTGAATTTGAGCTCAAAACGattttctgaataaaatttttaatttcgaatccAATTTCCGTATTTGTTCTATTCCGGAATgcgaatgtttttttaatttaaactctgttcaCTTTCACATTAACTTGATTCCGAACGGCCTTGCTAGAATCGGTAATGTCCTTTAGAAAATCCACAAATCACTCACTGAAATTCCCGGCAATCACAAACGGCACCTTGCCGCCGGGCCATCGAAGGGCGGGATCGTTGATTCCGTTGCGTCCGGCCGGCCGCGGCACAAGCATGTCTCCCTCCAGATAGCTTCCCATCTCCTCCGGGTTTTGCGGCGAGCTTTCCGGATCATAGCGGGCCACTATCAGCCCAACCGATTCGTCTGGTTCTCCGTACAAATCAGCCCCCAAATGAGAAATGTCGATCTCGTCCTCCGACTGGGCGATCGCGTTTACCGAATCTTCTGTTTCTTCACCACCTTCTTCCGGCAGCGGGCCAGATTGCGCGATCGCTAGCCACGTGGCCAGTAACAGCGCCAAAATCTGCTTCCGATCGAGCAGCAGTGCCATTCTGGGGTTTGGAATCGAACACGCGACGCAGGTTCTTATGAATCGTTGTCTAATTTTTCAAGAACAAGCCAAGAATTTTTCAGTGTCAATCGTCGGATGGCCTGGTGTGAACTGATTAGCACCTCGAGAACCCGccaatgtttttatacacattagtAATATTGAACTACATTCGGAATAACAACAGTCATAGCAGGCCAGGCCAGGTCGCTATCAAAAGTCGCGTGAAATGTCTTTTTCCTTCAACTCGTTCTGAATAAACTCACCACCCTCTCCTTCTTCTTCTTGCTTCCTTTCCGGTTAGTCAAAATTCCCACCCTCCCCGTAACCTCCACCCACCCACAAGGGGGTTTctactgaaataaaaattcgattGAGGATCCAGAAATTCTTGTTCTAACTTTTACTACTCGCCATTTGTCTTACCTACGTAGGCGTACGCATGTAAAACTTTGAAGCGTATTTTCGCACTTGGcttaattttgttccttttgtttttattgaccGATAAGAAGAAAGGTGATTTTGGGTTTATTAttgctttacaaaaaaaaacttcagaaccTGTCGCCCTAGGCCATAAAACGAAAAAGTTAATTCCCCTGTAAGGAAGTGATTTTGTCTAACTAACCCCGACCGAAATAGGACACACGGAACAATATCCCGATTATTGGCTGACATGGT
The genomic region above belongs to Uranotaenia lowii strain MFRU-FL unplaced genomic scaffold, ASM2978415v1 HiC_scaffold_662, whole genome shotgun sequence and contains:
- the LOC129760569 gene encoding low choriolytic enzyme; amino-acid sequence: MALLLDRKQILALLLATWLAIAQSGPLPEEGGEETEDSVNAIAQSEDEIDISHLGADLYGEPDESVGLIVARYDPESSPQNPEEMGSYLEGDMLVPRPAGRNGINDPALRWPGGKVPFVIAGNFKASEMQMIEDAFNEYHAKTCIRFTPRMGEKNYISIESSNTGCWSSVGMLGGKQEVNLQMPGCTTKVGTIVHELMHALGFMHEQNRWERDDWVRIQTGNIQPGTENNFVKMGKGKTDGFGVSYDYGSVMHYSANAFSANGQPTIVAKKSTNGATMGQREGFSSKDIEKINRMYECKRDAIGTGPPIKLPSGMQPPFTGIGGAAPPGGPYYPPNMPNQGYYPGGLGGYPSNPGYGLYPGTAAGAGYYPSGPGSYPGPYGYPAGPYGYPGPYGYPGPYYPYDENTKNELDPVND